Proteins encoded within one genomic window of Actinoplanes octamycinicus:
- a CDS encoding S1C family serine protease, translating to MSDPLNRLAEHPYVTHIAPVMVAPPRDPRWKRRLAGGAAVLVLVGGGGTAGAFLTEKYLDGTPAAAVSTATGSTVAATTVTEDDELAPVVAKVQPSIVTVLVDGARESSLGSGVVIGADGLILTNNHVIASTGTVSVRLSTGETVPAKVVAADSVHDLALVQATGLSGLTPVTFAADDSVAVGDTVLAFGAPLGLEGTVTSGILSAKDRSLSTGEETLTGLLQTDAAINQGNSGGALVDTAGQLVGINVAIATAGESTGSVGLGFAIPSGTVAGVVKQLQAQIDS from the coding sequence ATGAGTGATCCGCTGAACCGCCTCGCCGAGCACCCCTACGTCACCCACATCGCGCCGGTGATGGTCGCCCCGCCGCGCGACCCGCGCTGGAAGCGCCGGCTCGCCGGGGGCGCCGCGGTCCTGGTCCTGGTCGGTGGCGGCGGCACGGCCGGCGCGTTCCTCACCGAGAAGTACCTGGACGGGACCCCGGCCGCCGCGGTGAGCACCGCGACCGGCAGCACCGTCGCCGCCACCACGGTGACCGAGGACGACGAGCTCGCCCCGGTCGTGGCGAAGGTGCAGCCGAGCATCGTGACCGTCCTGGTCGACGGGGCCCGCGAGTCGTCGCTCGGCTCCGGCGTGGTGATCGGCGCCGACGGCCTGATCCTCACCAACAACCACGTGATCGCCTCGACCGGCACGGTCAGCGTGCGGCTCTCCACCGGCGAGACGGTCCCGGCCAAGGTGGTCGCCGCGGACAGCGTCCACGACCTGGCCCTGGTCCAGGCCACCGGGCTGTCCGGGCTGACCCCGGTCACCTTCGCCGCCGACGACAGCGTCGCGGTCGGCGACACGGTGCTGGCCTTCGGCGCGCCGCTCGGCCTGGAGGGCACCGTCACCTCGGGCATCCTCTCCGCCAAGGACCGCAGCCTGAGCACCGGCGAGGAGACCCTCACCGGGCTGCTGCAGACCGACGCCGCGATCAACCAGGGCAACTCGGGCGGCGCGCTGGTCGACACCGCCGGCCAGCTGGTCGGGATCAACGTCGCGATCGCCACCGCCGGGGAGAGCACTGGCAGCGTCGGGCTCGGCTTCGCGATCCCGTCCGGCACCGTGGCCGGCGTGGTCAAGCAGCTCCAGGCTCAGATCGACAGCTGA
- a CDS encoding FAD-dependent monooxygenase yields the protein MSFDVVIVGGGPNGLMLACELALNGVRPLLLERRTGPSTEQRANGLVGQIVPMLHRRGLYERLTGRPGGPEPAPGHVFGAFALHLAGISDNPMHILLAPQQKIESMLAERAAELGVQVRSGHELTGLDQKDDRVVADVTGPDGAYRIEARYLVGADGGRSVTRKLTGFAFPGVTDDHSVSRTAVVDVPAELLDPETGGLLIPGYGRVPPFQHHRTERGMVAFAPFPDGRKLITVATTARPAGDAPVTLAEVLDTLHYVLGVAVPLRPPTGPEPHTLRRLAGGNSRIADHYRRGRVILLGDAAHVHSAIGGPGLNLGLQDAINLGWKLAAQVHHRAPAGLLDTYESERRPVAERVVMHTQAQSVLAGPGPAVTALRALFAELLEEEAVVRRLAALIAGTDFRYDGVAGLAPDLGALTHAGRPLLVDNTGTLAGTVAPWRDRVELVTASLPSGTAMLVRPDTYVAWSSDDPVPDTEGLVTALTRWFGGPQLSI from the coding sequence ATGTCTTTTGATGTTGTGATCGTCGGGGGTGGGCCCAACGGCCTCATGCTCGCCTGCGAACTCGCCCTCAACGGCGTCCGCCCGCTGCTCCTGGAGCGCCGCACCGGCCCGTCCACCGAGCAGCGCGCCAACGGCCTGGTCGGCCAGATCGTGCCGATGCTGCACCGGCGCGGCCTCTACGAGCGGCTGACCGGCCGCCCCGGCGGGCCGGAACCGGCGCCGGGTCACGTGTTCGGCGCTTTCGCCCTGCACCTGGCCGGGATCTCGGACAACCCGATGCACATCCTGCTCGCGCCGCAGCAGAAGATCGAATCGATGCTCGCCGAGCGCGCCGCCGAACTGGGCGTGCAGGTCCGCAGTGGACACGAGCTGACCGGTCTGGATCAGAAGGACGACCGGGTGGTGGCGGACGTGACCGGCCCGGACGGCGCCTACCGGATCGAGGCCCGCTATCTCGTCGGGGCCGACGGCGGGCGCAGCGTGACCCGGAAGCTGACCGGTTTCGCCTTCCCCGGCGTCACCGACGACCACTCGGTGTCGCGCACCGCCGTGGTCGACGTGCCCGCCGAGCTGCTCGATCCGGAGACCGGCGGCCTGCTGATTCCCGGGTACGGCCGGGTGCCGCCGTTCCAGCACCACCGCACCGAGCGTGGCATGGTGGCCTTCGCGCCGTTCCCGGATGGGCGGAAACTGATCACTGTCGCGACCACCGCGCGGCCGGCCGGCGACGCACCGGTGACGCTGGCCGAGGTGCTCGACACGCTGCACTACGTGCTCGGCGTCGCGGTGCCACTGCGGCCGCCGACCGGTCCGGAACCGCACACCCTGCGCCGGCTCGCCGGCGGCAACAGCCGGATCGCCGACCACTACCGCAGGGGCCGGGTCATCCTGCTCGGCGACGCCGCCCACGTGCACTCGGCGATCGGCGGTCCGGGCCTCAACCTGGGCCTGCAGGACGCGATCAACCTGGGCTGGAAGCTGGCGGCGCAGGTTCACCACCGGGCGCCGGCCGGGTTGCTGGACACCTACGAGTCGGAGCGCCGGCCGGTGGCCGAGCGGGTGGTGATGCACACCCAGGCGCAGAGTGTGCTGGCCGGGCCGGGGCCGGCGGTGACCGCGCTGCGCGCGCTCTTCGCCGAGTTGCTGGAGGAGGAGGCCGTGGTCCGGCGTCTGGCCGCGTTGATCGCGGGGACGGATTTCCGGTACGACGGGGTGGCCGGTCTCGCCCCGGATCTCGGCGCCCTGACCCACGCCGGCCGGCCGTTGCTGGTGGACAACACCGGAACCCTGGCCGGGACGGTCGCGCCGTGGCGGGACCGGGTGGAGCTGGTCACCGCGTCGCTGCCGTCCGGGACCGCGATGCTGGTCCGGCCGGACACCTACGTGGCCTGGTCGTCGGATGATCCGGTGCCGGACACCGAGGGGCTGGTGACCGCGCTGACCCGCTGGTTCGGTGGTCCTCAGCTGTCGATCTGA
- a CDS encoding TetR/AcrR family transcriptional regulator: protein MGLRETKKQATRAALSWAAIRLIVERGYDRVLVEDIAAAAGVSPRTFNNYFASKAEAVAARHRDRCFAVADALRERPADEPLWDAITQAVLTAFTPGPEVTAHPEPDMELWLAGIREMVTVPAIQAEILRGSDDAARAIGAAVAERTGLDVDRDLYPKLVAAAVLAANNVAVRQFQSSGGDRWHTVPELLTEALRQLRAGLPQP, encoded by the coding sequence ATGGGACTCCGGGAGACCAAGAAGCAGGCCACCCGGGCCGCGCTCAGCTGGGCCGCGATCCGGCTCATCGTCGAGCGCGGCTACGACCGGGTGCTGGTGGAGGACATCGCGGCGGCCGCCGGGGTGTCACCCCGCACCTTCAACAACTACTTCGCCAGCAAGGCCGAGGCGGTCGCGGCCCGGCACCGCGACCGTTGCTTCGCCGTCGCGGACGCGCTGCGCGAGCGACCAGCCGACGAGCCACTCTGGGACGCGATCACCCAGGCCGTGCTGACCGCGTTCACCCCCGGCCCGGAGGTCACCGCCCACCCGGAACCGGACATGGAGCTGTGGCTGGCCGGGATCCGCGAGATGGTCACGGTGCCGGCCATCCAGGCGGAGATCCTGCGCGGCAGCGACGACGCAGCCCGGGCCATCGGCGCCGCCGTCGCCGAGCGGACCGGCCTCGACGTCGACCGGGACCTCTATCCGAAACTGGTCGCGGCAGCGGTGCTCGCGGCCAACAACGTGGCCGTCCGCCAATTCCAGTCGTCCGGCGGCGACCGCTGGCACACGGTTCCGGAGCTGCTCACCGAGGCGCTGCGCCAGTTGCGGGCGGGTCTGCCGCAGCCTTGA